A region from the Arvicola amphibius chromosome 12, mArvAmp1.2, whole genome shotgun sequence genome encodes:
- the LOC119803058 gene encoding LOW QUALITY PROTEIN: THAP domain-containing protein 2-like (The sequence of the model RefSeq protein was modified relative to this genomic sequence to represent the inferred CDS: inserted 1 base in 1 codon) codes for MPTNCAVAGCAATYNKHINISFHRFPLDPKRRKEWVRLVRRKNFVPGKHTFLCSKHFEASCXDLTGQTRRLKMDAVPTIFDFCTHIKSMKLKSRSLLKKNDSFPPTGPWNLQSNSQQVLLEHSYAFRNPMEAKRRIIKLEREIASLRRKMKTCLQRERRATQRWIKATCFVKNLEAKNMLPKGLSEHILPTALNNLPLEDFKLLEQDQHGKPLPVL; via the exons ATGCCGACCAATTGCGCTGTGGCGGGCTGTGCTGCCACCTACAACAAGCATATTAACATCAGCTTCCACAGGTTTCCTTTGGatcctaaaagaagaaaagaatgggtTCGCCTGGTTAGGCGCAAAAATTTTGTGCCAGGAAAACACACTTTTCTTTGTTCAAAGCACTTTGAAGCCTCCT TTGATCTAACAGGACAAACTCGACGACTTAAAATGGATGCTGTTCCAACCATTTTTGATTTTTGTACCCATATAAAGTCTATGAAACTCAAGTCAAGGAGTCTTTTGAAGAAAAACGACAGTTTTCCTCCAACCGGACCATGGAATTTACAGTCGAACAGTCAGCAAGTACTACTCGAACACAGTTATGCCTTTAGGAACCCCATGGAGGCGAAAAGAAGGATAATAAAACTAGAAAGAGAAATAGCAAgcttaagaagaaaaatgaaaacttgcCTACAAAGAGAACGCAGAGCAACTCAAAGATGGATCAAAGCCACGTGCTTCGTGAAGAATTTAGAAGCAAAAAACATGCTACCCAAGGGCCTCTCAGAACACATTTTACCAACGGCCTTAAACAATCTTCCTTTGGAAGACTTCAAACTTCTCGAGCAAGATCAACATGGTAAACCATTACCAGTTCTCTAA